A part of Parvimonas micra genomic DNA contains:
- a CDS encoding CC/Se motif family (seleno)protein: MKILIDEKAKKFLNKKNNNIITIDVKGCSSUSGVVLKPMASLGKPLNADKYTLENVDGIDVYVMNGINAVNDTVNVSTMSFLFIENLVVNGIIV, encoded by the coding sequence ATGAAAATTTTAATTGATGAAAAGGCTAAAAAATTTTTGAACAAAAAAAATAATAATATCATTACCATTGATGTTAAAGGTTGTAGTTCTTGAAGTGGCGTTGTTTTAAAACCAATGGCTTCATTAGGTAAACCTTTAAATGCAGATAAGTACACATTGGAAAATGTAGATGGTATAGATGTGTATGTTATGAATGGAATAAATGCAGTTAATGATACTGTTAATGTTTCAACTATGAGTTTTCTTTTTATTGAAAATTTAGTAGTTAATGGAATAATTGTTTAA
- a CDS encoding RluA family pseudouridine synthase: MRDIEVNNNDSGQRIDRFLKKYLNNASTSMIQKFLRTKKIKVNRKKVDSNYILAENDVINIFIYEEELEKLIVSKSKKYSYSKKLDIIYEDENIIVMNKPKNLLSHASSKEDYGNNLVDFMIGYLLEKGDYNPRAEKTFVPAIINRLDRNTSGLVIGAKNSKALRELNRLKENSIEKYYKTIVSGKVKKNFVINEKLEKDEEKNKSTISKNGKDSITEIYVEKNNDEFSLLKIKLITGRTHQIRSHLSSKGFYIIGDIKYGNAKVNKFFRDNFNLRSQFLHAETIIFKNIVGDLSYLNNKEFFAPMDEIYKNIIRKIF; this comes from the coding sequence ATGAGAGATATTGAAGTTAATAATAATGATTCTGGGCAAAGAATTGATAGATTTTTAAAAAAATATTTGAATAATGCAAGTACTTCTATGATTCAAAAATTTTTGAGAACAAAAAAGATAAAAGTTAATAGGAAAAAGGTTGATTCAAACTATATTTTAGCTGAAAATGATGTAATCAATATTTTTATTTATGAAGAAGAACTGGAAAAACTGATTGTTTCAAAATCAAAAAAATATTCTTATTCAAAAAAACTAGATATTATTTATGAAGATGAAAATATTATTGTTATGAATAAACCTAAAAATTTATTATCCCATGCATCTTCTAAAGAAGATTATGGAAATAATTTGGTAGATTTTATGATTGGATATTTGCTTGAAAAAGGAGATTATAATCCAAGAGCTGAAAAGACTTTTGTTCCTGCGATTATTAACAGATTGGATAGAAATACTTCAGGGCTTGTTATAGGAGCAAAAAATTCAAAGGCTCTTAGAGAGTTAAATAGATTAAAAGAAAATTCAATAGAAAAATATTATAAGACTATTGTAAGTGGGAAGGTTAAGAAAAATTTTGTCATTAATGAAAAACTTGAAAAGGACGAAGAAAAGAATAAATCGACTATTTCTAAAAATGGTAAAGACTCTATAACAGAAATTTATGTAGAAAAAAATAATGATGAATTTAGCCTACTAAAAATAAAACTTATAACCGGAAGAACACATCAGATTAGAAGTCATTTAAGTAGTAAGGGTTTTTATATTATAGGCGATATTAAATATGGAAATGCAAAAGTTAATAAGTTTTTTAGAGATAATTTTAATTTAAGAAGCCAATTTTTACATGCTGAAACAATAATTTTTAAAAATATTGTTGGAGATCTGAGTTATCTTAACAATAAAGAATTTTTTGCACCTATGGATGAAATTTATAAAAATATAATTAGGAAAATATTTTGA
- the fusA gene encoding elongation factor G, with amino-acid sequence MKSYSTEKIRNLALVGHSASGKTSVCEALLYKTGNLKRLGKVEDGNTVTDFDKEEISRGVSISTAIAPVEWRDFKINLIDTPGYFDFSGEVYSSLRASEAALVVLDAQNGIEVGAEKVLKYTENIELPRIIFVNKMDKENVNFAKVVSDLHIAFGKKVIPFTLALGEGENFKGIIDVLNKKAYEYDGFERKEVEIPEIRIEEVNHVYDTIVEVVAETDDELMEKFFDGEEFSHEEFMKGVTSALLSGSAVPLICGSATTGVGIDMLLDIITDYMPAPNDERAKRGFRNEDDNVRKISVNEPFSAVVFKTIVDPFIGRISIFKVMSGKITKDTEIFNSTKDEVDKAAGLFFLRGKTQIETSEIVAGDIGAVSKLTLTETGDTICDKQNKTLYKKIKYPKPNLYFAIEPKSKNDEDKISQALHKLHEEDPSFVSERNSETKQHLIGGQGNVQLQIVLDKLKNVYGVETNIVPLRIAYRETIKGKSDVQGKHKKQSGGAGQYGDVFMRFEPTAEEFEFAEEVFGGAVPRNYFPAVEKGIRDSLEKGILAGYPVVNVKATLYDGSYHPVDSNEMAFKIAASLAFKKGMEQAHPVLLEPIMKVEVKIPESYMGDVMGDLNKRRGKVLGMEMLEDGTQLVIGEAPHSELFEYAIDLRSMTQARGDFTMEFDRYEEVPANIAEKIIEESKTEK; translated from the coding sequence ATGAAATCATATTCGACAGAAAAGATTAGAAATCTTGCATTAGTTGGACACAGTGCCAGTGGTAAGACTTCAGTTTGTGAGGCTTTACTTTATAAAACAGGCAATTTAAAAAGACTTGGCAAGGTTGAGGACGGAAATACCGTAACTGATTTTGATAAAGAAGAAATTTCAAGAGGAGTTTCTATTTCAACTGCGATTGCGCCGGTTGAATGGAGAGACTTTAAGATAAATTTAATTGACACTCCGGGATATTTTGATTTTAGTGGAGAAGTTTATAGTTCTCTTAGAGCATCAGAAGCGGCTTTGGTTGTTTTGGATGCACAAAATGGTATAGAAGTAGGAGCTGAAAAGGTCTTAAAATATACTGAAAATATTGAATTACCAAGAATTATTTTTGTAAATAAAATGGATAAAGAAAATGTAAACTTCGCAAAAGTGGTTAGTGATTTACACATAGCTTTTGGTAAAAAAGTTATTCCATTTACACTTGCATTAGGCGAAGGCGAAAATTTCAAAGGTATTATTGACGTTTTAAATAAAAAAGCTTATGAATATGATGGATTTGAAAGAAAAGAAGTTGAAATTCCTGAAATAAGAATTGAAGAAGTAAATCATGTTTATGATACAATAGTGGAAGTTGTTGCAGAAACAGATGATGAACTTATGGAAAAGTTTTTTGATGGAGAAGAATTTAGCCATGAAGAATTTATGAAAGGGGTAACAAGTGCGTTGTTGAGTGGTTCAGCTGTTCCTTTAATTTGCGGTTCAGCTACAACAGGAGTCGGAATTGATATGTTGCTTGATATTATTACAGACTATATGCCTGCTCCAAATGACGAAAGAGCAAAAAGAGGTTTTAGAAATGAAGATGATAATGTTAGAAAAATTTCTGTAAATGAACCTTTTTCAGCAGTTGTTTTTAAAACTATTGTTGACCCATTTATTGGAAGAATTTCTATTTTTAAAGTTATGAGCGGAAAAATCACTAAAGATACAGAAATTTTTAATTCAACTAAAGATGAGGTAGATAAAGCGGCAGGACTTTTCTTCTTGAGAGGAAAAACTCAAATAGAAACATCTGAGATAGTTGCAGGAGATATTGGCGCCGTTTCAAAACTTACTTTGACTGAAACAGGAGATACAATTTGCGATAAGCAAAACAAAACTCTTTATAAGAAGATTAAGTATCCGAAACCAAATCTTTATTTTGCAATAGAACCTAAATCTAAAAATGACGAGGATAAGATTTCACAAGCTCTTCATAAGTTACATGAAGAAGATCCTAGCTTCGTATCTGAAAGAAATTCAGAAACTAAACAACATTTAATAGGTGGACAAGGAAATGTTCAACTTCAGATAGTTTTGGACAAACTTAAAAATGTTTATGGCGTGGAAACAAATATTGTTCCTTTAAGAATTGCTTATAGAGAAACTATTAAAGGAAAATCGGATGTTCAAGGAAAACATAAAAAACAATCAGGTGGGGCAGGTCAATATGGAGATGTATTTATGAGATTTGAGCCTACGGCAGAAGAGTTTGAATTTGCAGAAGAAGTTTTTGGAGGAGCCGTTCCTAGAAATTATTTCCCTGCTGTTGAAAAAGGTATCAGAGATAGTCTTGAAAAAGGAATTTTAGCGGGATATCCTGTTGTAAATGTTAAGGCAACCCTTTATGATGGTTCATATCATCCTGTAGATTCAAACGAAATGGCATTTAAAATAGCTGCTTCCTTGGCATTTAAAAAAGGAATGGAACAAGCACATCCCGTTTTACTTGAACCTATAATGAAAGTGGAAGTAAAAATACCTGAAAGTTATATGGGAGATGTAATGGGCGACTTAAATAAGAGAAGAGGAAAAGTCTTAGGTATGGAAATGCTTGAAGACGGAACTCAACTTGTTATTGGAGAAGCACCACATTCTGAACTTTTTGAATATGCTATAGATTTAAGGTCAATGACTCAAGCAAGAGGAGACTTTACAATGGAATTTGATAGATATGAAGAAGTTCCTGCAAATATTGCTGAAAAGATTATTGAAGAGTCAAAAACAGAAAAATAG
- a CDS encoding TetR/AcrR family transcriptional regulator, with product MRNERLPAEERKWQIRYCAKDVFLRKGFHNTTMEDVISESGLSKGGVYRYYKSTTDMLYDLMEDGCIYRYNIVDNFLTANKNLDKYDIVSEMIVDKILDDNELSKVYAMFLQEKQYDENLEKLFLKLKEETFFDLNKLYKKFGFSFDFNEYNFITDFMNSLVLGIEILGAKNSFFENRALIKNIVREYLKNAEGE from the coding sequence ATGCGAAATGAAAGATTACCTGCAGAGGAGAGAAAATGGCAGATAAGATATTGTGCAAAAGATGTTTTTCTTCGTAAGGGATTTCATAATACAACTATGGAAGATGTTATTTCAGAGAGTGGTTTGAGCAAAGGTGGAGTTTATAGATATTATAAAAGTACTACTGATATGCTCTATGATTTAATGGAAGATGGTTGCATATATAGATATAATATAGTAGATAATTTTTTGACAGCTAATAAAAATTTAGATAAATATGATATTGTATCTGAAATGATTGTAGATAAAATTTTAGATGATAATGAACTTTCTAAAGTTTACGCTATGTTCCTTCAAGAAAAGCAATACGATGAAAATTTAGAAAAACTATTCTTGAAATTGAAAGAAGAAACTTTTTTCGATTTAAATAAACTTTATAAAAAATTTGGCTTTTCTTTTGATTTTAATGAATATAATTTTATAACAGATTTTATGAACAGTTTAGTTTTAGGAATAGAAATACTAGGTGCTAAAAATTCATTTTTTGAAAATCGAGCACTTATTAAAAATATAGTTAGAGAATATTTAAAAAATGCAGAAGGAGAGTAG